A single window of Variovorax sp. RA8 DNA harbors:
- a CDS encoding formyltransferase, whose protein sequence is MSGDRSRPARAIVFAYHDVGVRCLRVLLDAGVEVPLVVTHADAPGETIWFRNVAAVAAEHGLRCVTPEDPHDPALLAVARAAEPDFLFSFYYRQMLKPDWLQLPRRGAYNMHGSLLPRYRGRAPVNWAVIHGERETGATLHRMNEKPDNGPIVDQFAVPILSDDTAHEVFGKVTVAAEIVLARSLPGLLDGSAAERSQDLSQGRYFGGRRPEDGRIPADAGARQIHDLVRALAPPYPCAFLCIGGARFFIERTLHAPAPPDAPGSGLRILSDGFDLWLIAADGAALRVLAARRDGDATALSARGFVALFPSRWIAVDDD, encoded by the coding sequence GTGAGCGGCGACCGCAGTCGCCCGGCGCGCGCAATCGTCTTCGCGTACCACGACGTGGGCGTGCGCTGCCTGCGCGTGCTGCTCGATGCAGGCGTCGAGGTCCCGCTGGTCGTCACCCATGCCGACGCACCGGGCGAGACGATCTGGTTCCGCAACGTCGCGGCCGTCGCAGCCGAGCATGGGCTGCGCTGCGTCACGCCGGAAGACCCGCACGACCCGGCGCTGCTGGCCGTCGCGCGCGCGGCCGAGCCGGACTTCCTGTTCTCGTTCTACTACCGGCAGATGCTCAAGCCGGACTGGCTACAGCTGCCGCGACGCGGCGCCTACAACATGCACGGCTCGCTGCTGCCGCGCTACCGCGGCAGGGCCCCGGTGAACTGGGCCGTGATCCACGGCGAGCGCGAGACCGGCGCCACCCTGCACCGAATGAACGAGAAGCCCGACAACGGCCCGATCGTCGACCAGTTCGCGGTGCCCATCCTGTCCGACGACACGGCACACGAGGTGTTCGGCAAGGTCACGGTGGCGGCCGAGATCGTGCTCGCGCGCAGCCTGCCCGGGCTGCTCGACGGCAGCGCGGCGGAACGGTCCCAGGACCTCTCGCAGGGCCGCTACTTCGGCGGGCGCAGACCGGAAGACGGGCGCATTCCCGCCGACGCGGGCGCGCGCCAGATCCACGACCTGGTGCGCGCGCTGGCGCCGCCTTATCCGTGCGCCTTTCTGTGCATCGGTGGCGCGCGATTCTTTATCGAGAGGACGCTGCACGCACCGGCGCCTCCCGATGCTCCCGGCAGCGGGCTGCGGATCCTGAGCGATGGCTTCGACCTGTGGCTCATCGCGGCTGACGGCGCAGCGCTGCGCGTGCTCGCCGCACGACGCGATGGAGACGCCACTGCCCTGAGCGCCCGCGGCTTCGTAGCCCTGTTTCCCAGCCGCTGGATCGCAGTTGACGACGATTGA
- a CDS encoding phosphoethanolamine transferase yields MPVSTVRNSVHSPNAPTPAEEASESPWRRIDARLSQPRSARSVVLGLSLYLALAANWPLWKELARIGGAPSIYLPQIALMALLTVCGTAALLALVAWSRWMRPLWFAVVVVAAVAQHFMLSYRAVLDPSMLANAMQTDFHEARDLMGWRLLFHVVLVSALPAWALWRVRVAPMGLLSQAWRNALLLVAAVALAAGGALAMNRQIAPLMRNNVHLRYMINPLASLYSASSVALKPLFAHSRKLIPISGGTALGASYAAQARPPLFVLVVGETARADHFGLDGYARDTTPVLAARKVLSWRDVHSCGTNTLASVPCMFSPLGKAAFEARKDDYENLMDVLQAAGLAVFWLDNQPGGCKGVCDRVPHAFAFDQLAPDVKSALCDGDECLDDAMLQGLDERLAALPAERRAKGVVLVMHQMGSHGPAYYKRSSPDAKPFVPECKTNALAECSHAELVNGFDNSIAYTDRFLGRTIDWLQAQSGRYDTALLYLSDHGESLGEYGLFLHGVPYSFAPEVQKHIPMVMWFGPRMRERAGLSLACMEAGLDAPLTHDNLYHTVLGVMDVRTPTYKAGLDALASCRGPALLAALLVRGPG; encoded by the coding sequence ATGCCTGTCTCGACTGTCCGGAATTCCGTCCACTCCCCCAACGCGCCAACACCTGCCGAGGAGGCCTCCGAGTCCCCGTGGCGGCGCATTGACGCCCGGCTGTCGCAGCCGCGTTCCGCACGCAGCGTGGTCCTCGGGCTGAGCCTCTATCTCGCGCTGGCCGCCAACTGGCCTCTCTGGAAAGAGCTGGCCCGCATCGGCGGCGCGCCCAGCATCTACCTGCCCCAGATCGCGCTGATGGCGCTGCTCACCGTCTGCGGCACCGCTGCGCTGCTGGCGCTCGTCGCCTGGTCGCGCTGGATGAGACCGCTGTGGTTCGCCGTGGTGGTGGTCGCTGCCGTGGCACAGCACTTCATGCTGAGCTACCGCGCGGTGTTGGACCCCAGCATGCTGGCCAATGCCATGCAGACCGACTTCCATGAAGCACGCGACCTCATGGGCTGGCGCCTGCTGTTCCATGTCGTGCTGGTGTCGGCGTTGCCGGCCTGGGCGTTGTGGCGCGTGCGCGTGGCGCCGATGGGCCTGCTGTCGCAGGCATGGCGCAATGCGCTGCTGCTCGTCGCAGCCGTCGCGCTGGCGGCCGGCGGCGCGCTGGCGATGAACCGGCAGATCGCGCCACTGATGCGCAACAACGTCCACCTGCGCTACATGATCAATCCGCTGGCCAGCCTCTATTCGGCGTCATCGGTGGCGCTCAAGCCGCTGTTCGCGCACAGCCGCAAGCTGATCCCGATCTCCGGCGGCACTGCGCTGGGCGCCAGCTACGCGGCGCAAGCCCGGCCGCCGCTCTTCGTGCTGGTGGTCGGCGAGACGGCGCGGGCCGATCACTTCGGTCTCGACGGCTATGCCCGCGACACCACGCCGGTGCTGGCCGCGCGCAAGGTGCTGTCCTGGCGCGACGTCCATTCCTGCGGCACCAACACGCTGGCTTCCGTGCCCTGCATGTTCTCGCCCCTGGGCAAGGCGGCCTTCGAGGCGCGCAAGGACGACTACGAGAACCTGATGGACGTGCTGCAGGCCGCCGGCCTCGCGGTGTTCTGGCTCGACAACCAGCCCGGCGGCTGCAAGGGCGTGTGCGACCGTGTTCCGCATGCCTTCGCCTTCGACCAGCTCGCACCGGATGTGAAGAGCGCGCTCTGCGATGGCGACGAATGCCTCGACGACGCCATGCTCCAAGGGCTGGACGAGCGCCTGGCTGCGCTGCCGGCCGAGCGTCGCGCCAAGGGTGTCGTGCTGGTGATGCACCAGATGGGCAGTCATGGTCCGGCCTACTACAAGCGCTCCTCGCCGGATGCCAAGCCCTTCGTGCCGGAATGCAAGACCAATGCGTTGGCCGAGTGCAGCCACGCGGAGCTGGTGAACGGCTTCGACAATTCGATTGCGTACACCGATCGCTTTCTCGGCAGGACCATCGATTGGCTGCAGGCCCAGTCGGGGCGCTACGACACGGCCTTGCTCTACCTGAGCGACCACGGGGAGTCGCTCGGCGAGTATGGGTTGTTCCTGCACGGCGTGCCGTACAGCTTTGCGCCCGAGGTGCAGAAGCACATTCCGATGGTGATGTGGTTCGGGCCGCGCATGCGCGAGCGCGCCGGGCTGTCGCTGGCCTGCATGGAGGCGGGGCTCGATGCGCCGCTCACGCATGACAACCTCTATCACACGGTGCTGGGCGTGATGGATGTGCGGACGCCGACCTACAAGGCGGGGTTGGATGCGCTGGCGTCGTGCCGCGGTCCTGCTCTCTTAGCTGCTCTCCTTGTGAGAGGGCCAGGGTGA
- a CDS encoding 4-deoxy-4-formamido-L-arabinose-phosphoundecaprenol deformylase: protein MARIVLKVDVDTWRGTREGVPALVRLLAAKRCGASFLFSLGPDHTGRAILRVLRPGFLGKVSRTSVLEHYGLRTLLHGVLLPGPDIGRREAATLRSVRDAGFEVGVHCWDHVRWQDRLLSRDGAWAEREMRRALQCHAEVFGAPARLHGAAGWQFNPAAAQAEAALGIEFASDTRGNHAFVPVADDGTALGPPQYPTTLPTLDELIGVDGLTADNVHRHLLGLTEQTTQDQVYTLHAELEGMKLRSVFERLIAGWRAQGHELVALGALHDACISVALPRHRIALGSVPGRSGLLALQGAAWRG from the coding sequence ATGGCGCGGATCGTACTGAAAGTCGACGTTGACACCTGGCGCGGCACCCGCGAGGGCGTACCCGCCCTGGTCCGCCTGCTGGCGGCGAAGCGCTGCGGCGCGAGCTTTCTCTTCAGCCTCGGACCGGATCACACCGGCCGCGCTATCTTGCGAGTGCTGCGCCCGGGCTTCCTCGGCAAGGTTTCGCGCACCTCGGTGCTCGAGCACTACGGCCTTCGCACCCTCCTGCACGGCGTGCTGCTGCCCGGGCCGGACATCGGCCGGCGCGAAGCCGCCACGCTGCGCAGCGTTCGCGACGCCGGCTTCGAGGTGGGTGTGCATTGCTGGGACCACGTGCGCTGGCAGGACCGCCTGCTGAGCCGGGACGGCGCCTGGGCCGAGCGCGAGATGCGCCGCGCGCTGCAGTGTCATGCCGAGGTGTTCGGCGCCCCAGCGCGGCTGCACGGCGCCGCGGGCTGGCAGTTCAATCCGGCGGCGGCGCAGGCCGAAGCTGCGCTGGGCATCGAGTTCGCCTCGGACACGCGCGGCAACCATGCCTTCGTCCCGGTAGCGGACGACGGCACGGCCCTCGGGCCGCCGCAGTACCCGACCACCCTGCCGACGCTGGACGAGCTCATCGGCGTGGACGGCCTCACCGCGGACAACGTGCACCGGCACCTGCTGGGGCTGACCGAGCAGACCACGCAGGACCAGGTCTACACGCTGCACGCCGAGCTCGAGGGCATGAAGCTGCGCAGCGTGTTCGAGCGCCTGATCGCCGGCTGGCGGGCCCAGGGGCACGAGCTCGTCGCACTGGGCGCGCTGCACGACGCGTGCATCAGCGTGGCGCTTCCGCGCCATCGCATCGCGCTCGGCAGCGTCCCCGGCCGCTCAGGACTGCTCGCGCTCCAGGGTGCGGCCTGGCGAGGCTGA
- a CDS encoding response regulator, with the protein MRILLVEDDAALASAVCSYLEAKAFVVDVTPGLAQARAALAAVQYAAVLLDLHLPDGEGLSLLPDVRALRDRPIVIVLTARDQVTDRIRGLDAGADDYLVKPYDPAELLARLRAVERRRSSASTPVLNFGTLEIDLAHDLVRKDGMPVTLTQKEWALLRVMATRPERIHTRDNLADALYGFGDDADSNTLEVFINRLRRKLGRSHIQTLRGLGYRLSFSPEEEDDE; encoded by the coding sequence GTGCGCATATTGCTGGTCGAGGACGATGCTGCGCTGGCCAGCGCGGTCTGCAGCTACCTCGAGGCCAAGGCTTTCGTGGTCGACGTGACGCCCGGACTGGCGCAGGCGCGCGCCGCGCTGGCGGCGGTGCAATACGCGGCCGTGCTGCTCGACCTGCACCTGCCCGACGGCGAAGGCCTGTCGCTGCTGCCGGACGTGCGCGCGCTGCGCGACCGCCCGATCGTGATCGTGCTCACGGCGCGCGACCAGGTCACCGACCGCATCCGCGGCCTCGACGCCGGCGCCGACGACTACCTCGTCAAGCCCTACGACCCGGCCGAGCTGCTGGCGCGGCTGCGCGCCGTCGAGCGCCGCCGCAGCAGCGCCAGCACGCCGGTGCTGAACTTCGGCACGCTGGAAATCGACCTGGCGCACGACCTGGTGCGCAAGGACGGCATGCCGGTCACGCTCACGCAGAAGGAATGGGCGCTGCTGCGCGTGATGGCGACGCGGCCCGAACGCATCCACACGCGCGACAACCTGGCCGACGCGCTGTACGGCTTCGGCGACGACGCGGACAGCAACACGCTAGAGGTCTTCATCAACCGCCTGCGCCGCAAGCTCGGGCGCAGCCACATCCAGACGCTGCGCGGCCTGGGCTACCGGCTGTCGTTCTCGCCCGAGGAAGAGGACGACGAATAA
- a CDS encoding bifunctional UDP-4-keto-pentose/UDP-xylose synthase, with translation MLKVLILGVNGFIGHHLTRHIMERTDWQLHGMDMQSDRVAPWLDHPRFHFFEGDITINKEWIEYHVKKCDVVLPLVAIATPATYVREPLRVFELDFEANLPIVRQCLRYDKRVVFPSTSEVYGMCADESFDPEASNLVYGPINKPRWIYACAKQLMDRVIHAYGQQEGLRYTLFRPFNWVGPGLDSLHAPKEGSSRVLTQFLGHIVRGEPIRLVDGGRQQRTFTYVDDGISALAKIIANEGGIADGKIYNIGNPDNNLSIRALARMMLALARTLPEYRDAAAAVALIDVTSADYYGSGYQDVLYRVPDIHRTTADLDWRPQVGMEEALREMFAYYRDQAAAAADLEA, from the coding sequence ATGCTCAAAGTCCTCATCCTCGGCGTCAACGGCTTCATCGGCCACCACCTGACGCGTCACATCATGGAGCGCACCGACTGGCAGCTGCACGGCATGGACATGCAGTCCGACCGCGTCGCGCCCTGGCTCGATCACCCGCGCTTCCACTTCTTCGAGGGCGACATCACCATCAACAAGGAGTGGATCGAATACCACGTGAAGAAGTGCGACGTGGTGCTGCCGCTGGTCGCGATCGCGACGCCGGCGACCTACGTGCGCGAGCCGCTGCGCGTGTTCGAGCTCGACTTCGAGGCCAACCTGCCGATCGTTCGCCAGTGCCTGCGCTACGACAAGCGCGTGGTTTTTCCCTCGACCAGCGAGGTCTACGGGATGTGCGCCGACGAGAGCTTCGACCCCGAGGCCTCCAACCTGGTCTACGGCCCGATCAACAAGCCGCGCTGGATCTACGCCTGCGCCAAGCAGTTGATGGACCGGGTGATCCACGCCTACGGCCAGCAGGAGGGTCTGCGCTACACGCTCTTCAGGCCCTTCAACTGGGTCGGCCCCGGGCTGGACAGCCTGCATGCGCCCAAGGAAGGCTCGAGCCGCGTGCTCACCCAGTTCCTCGGCCACATCGTGCGCGGCGAGCCGATTCGGCTGGTCGACGGCGGCCGCCAGCAGCGCACCTTCACCTATGTCGACGACGGCATTTCGGCGCTGGCGAAGATCATCGCGAACGAGGGCGGCATCGCCGACGGCAAGATCTACAACATCGGCAACCCCGACAACAACCTGTCGATCCGCGCGCTCGCCCGGATGATGCTGGCCCTGGCGCGCACGCTGCCCGAGTACCGCGATGCCGCGGCCGCCGTGGCGCTGATCGACGTGACGTCGGCGGATTACTACGGCAGCGGCTACCAGGACGTGCTGTATCGCGTGCCGGACATCCACCGCACCACGGCAGACCTGGACTGGCGGCCCCAGGTCGGAATGGAAGAGGCACTGCGCGAGATGTTCGCCTACTATCGCGACCAGGCCGCGGCCGCCGCCGATCTGGAAGCCTGA
- a CDS encoding glycosyltransferase produces the protein MNDAPSLASAPPLDQPQGPALSVVIPVYNEEAGLTALFERLYPALDALALDYEIVFIDDGSRDRSAALLAGQFERRPDVTRVILLNGNFGQHRAILAGFEHCRGARVVTLDADLQNPPEDIGLLIEAMARGHDYVGSIRRDRQDAAWRRWASRAMNGLRQRLTGIVMTDHGCMMRAYSRDIVRLINQCNEMNTFVPALAYQFSKNPTEVVVGHEARHAGESKYSLYSLIRLNFDLVTGFSVVPLQAFSMLGIVISLLSGALFVLLAARRLVLGPEEGGLFTLFALLFLLVGLALFGIGLLGEYVGRIYQEVRARPRYQVSAILERER, from the coding sequence ATGAATGATGCCCCCTCCCTCGCGAGCGCCCCGCCGCTCGACCAGCCTCAGGGACCCGCCCTCAGCGTCGTGATCCCGGTCTACAACGAGGAGGCCGGGCTGACCGCCCTCTTCGAACGCCTGTACCCGGCCCTCGACGCGCTGGCCCTCGACTACGAGATCGTCTTCATCGACGACGGCAGTCGCGACCGCTCGGCCGCGCTGCTGGCCGGGCAGTTTGAGCGCCGGCCCGACGTCACCCGCGTGATCCTGCTGAACGGCAACTTCGGCCAGCACCGCGCGATCCTCGCCGGCTTCGAGCACTGCCGCGGCGCGCGCGTGGTGACGCTCGACGCCGACCTGCAGAACCCGCCCGAGGACATCGGCTTGCTGATCGAGGCGATGGCCCGCGGGCACGACTACGTGGGCTCGATCCGCCGCGACCGACAGGACGCCGCTTGGCGCCGCTGGGCCTCGCGCGCGATGAACGGCCTGCGCCAGCGCCTGACCGGCATCGTCATGACCGACCACGGCTGCATGATGCGCGCCTACAGCCGCGACATCGTCCGGCTGATCAACCAGTGCAACGAGATGAACACCTTCGTCCCCGCGCTGGCCTACCAGTTCTCGAAGAACCCGACCGAGGTGGTGGTCGGCCACGAGGCCCGACATGCGGGCGAATCCAAGTACTCGCTCTACAGCCTGATCCGGCTCAACTTCGACCTGGTCACCGGCTTCTCGGTGGTGCCGCTGCAGGCTTTCTCGATGCTGGGCATCGTCATCTCGCTGCTGTCCGGCGCACTGTTCGTCCTGCTGGCCGCGCGCCGCCTGGTGCTCGGCCCCGAGGAGGGCGGCCTGTTCACCCTGTTCGCGCTGCTGTTCCTGCTGGTCGGGCTCGCGCTGTTCGGCATCGGCCTGCTCGGCGAGTACGTCGGCCGCATCTACCAGGAAGTGCGGGCGCGGCCACGCTACCAAGTCAGTGCGATCCTGGAGCGCGAGCGGTGA
- a CDS encoding phosphatase PAP2 family protein, with amino-acid sequence MRRSCSRSRCLARPALRGAGAAIFAIAVLTGWGRIHVGVHFPGDILAGLLLALALAGLFVDLRHLVRRHVAPLIARDGLGRRAMAGPPRPAGPLEVSAS; translated from the coding sequence ATGCGGCGGTCATGTTCACGGTCGCGCTGCCTGGCGCGACCGGCGCTGCGCGGCGCGGGCGCGGCGATCTTCGCAATCGCCGTCCTCACCGGCTGGGGACGCATCCACGTCGGCGTCCACTTCCCGGGCGACATCCTGGCCGGCCTGCTGCTGGCTCTGGCGCTGGCGGGCCTGTTCGTGGACCTGCGGCACCTGGTGCGGCGCCATGTGGCGCCGTTGATTGCGCGCGACGGTCTGGGCCGTCGCGCAATGGCCGGCCCGCCCCGGCCCGCCGGGCCCCTTGAGGTGAGCGCCAGCTGA
- a CDS encoding DegT/DnrJ/EryC1/StrS family aminotransferase, whose amino-acid sequence MTPTPFLPFTRPFIDERTIAEVGEVLRSGWITTGPRCQELETALSKRLDGRPVRLVNSGTAALELALRLCDIGPGDEVITTPLSWVATANVVLAVGATPVFVDAEARTRNIDLSRMERAITARTRAVIPVDLAGLPVDRDRLDAMARRHGLRVIEDAAQSFGARWGGREIGSFGDLVSFSFHANKNLTTAEGGCLVLNNEVEARRFEKLRLQGVTRLPDGTMDVEDWGSKANLTDVAAAIGLGQLRRIDEFTARRRALAERYFTRWDRSLGFELPPEDAAQHSNWHMFQPLLPRRLAPRRGDFIAAMREQGIGVGVHYPAMHLFSLFCKRGHGPGDFPVAEDISTRTVTLPLFPAMADADVDRVCRAVAATVAALR is encoded by the coding sequence ATGACTCCGACGCCCTTCCTGCCCTTCACCCGCCCCTTCATCGATGAGCGCACCATTGCCGAGGTGGGCGAGGTGCTGCGCTCGGGCTGGATCACCACCGGCCCGCGCTGCCAGGAGCTCGAGACCGCCTTGTCGAAACGCCTGGACGGCCGGCCGGTGCGGCTGGTCAACTCGGGCACCGCGGCGCTGGAGCTCGCGCTGCGGCTGTGCGACATCGGCCCGGGCGACGAGGTCATCACCACGCCACTGAGCTGGGTGGCGACGGCCAACGTCGTGCTAGCGGTCGGCGCGACCCCGGTCTTCGTCGACGCGGAGGCTCGCACCCGCAACATCGACCTCAGCCGGATGGAGCGCGCCATCACCGCGCGCACGCGGGCGGTGATCCCGGTCGACCTGGCCGGCCTGCCGGTCGATCGCGACCGGCTCGACGCCATGGCCCGGCGGCACGGGCTGCGGGTGATCGAGGACGCCGCGCAGTCCTTCGGCGCCCGCTGGGGCGGCCGCGAGATCGGCAGCTTCGGCGACCTGGTGTCGTTCAGCTTCCATGCCAACAAGAACCTCACCACCGCCGAGGGCGGCTGCCTGGTGCTCAACAACGAGGTGGAAGCCCGCCGCTTCGAGAAGCTGCGGCTGCAGGGCGTGACCCGCCTGCCCGACGGGACCATGGACGTGGAGGATTGGGGCAGCAAGGCCAACCTGACCGACGTGGCGGCCGCCATCGGGCTCGGACAGCTGCGCCGGATCGACGAATTCACAGCGCGGCGGCGCGCCCTGGCCGAGCGCTACTTCACGCGCTGGGACCGCTCGCTGGGCTTCGAGCTGCCTCCCGAAGACGCCGCCCAGCACAGCAACTGGCACATGTTCCAGCCGCTGCTGCCGCGCCGGCTCGCGCCGCGCCGCGGCGACTTCATCGCCGCGATGCGCGAGCAGGGCATAGGCGTCGGTGTGCACTACCCGGCCATGCACCTGTTCTCGCTGTTCTGCAAGCGCGGCCATGGCCCCGGCGACTTCCCGGTCGCCGAGGACATCAGTACGCGCACCGTCACCCTGCCCCTGTTCCCGGCCATGGCCGATGCTGACGTGGACCGCGTATGCCGCGCGGTCGCCGCCACGGTCGCGGCGCTGCGCTGA
- a CDS encoding DMT family transporter, producing the protein MKALDFFWVLGGVLLNAAAQLLLKAGANSSGEIVLSAGAPALWRTALGLAQHPGILGGLACYAVSVLVWIVALSRVDVSIAYPMLSIGYVVNAALAWWLFGEAVNTQRWLGIGVIVIGVLLVANSGSRS; encoded by the coding sequence ATGAAGGCACTCGACTTCTTCTGGGTGCTCGGCGGCGTGCTGCTCAACGCGGCGGCCCAGCTGCTGCTGAAGGCCGGCGCCAACAGCAGCGGCGAGATCGTGCTGTCGGCCGGGGCGCCCGCCCTCTGGCGCACCGCGCTGGGGCTGGCGCAGCACCCCGGCATCCTGGGCGGGCTGGCCTGCTATGCCGTGAGCGTGCTGGTGTGGATCGTCGCGCTGTCGCGCGTCGACGTGAGCATCGCCTATCCCATGCTCTCGATCGGCTACGTCGTCAACGCGGCGCTGGCCTGGTGGCTCTTCGGCGAGGCCGTCAACACGCAACGCTGGCTGGGCATCGGCGTCATCGTCATCGGCGTGCTGCTGGTGGCGAACAGCGGAAGCCGCTCATGA
- a CDS encoding phosphatase PAP2 family protein gives MSRSIFARPLAWTVLALLLLLLWDANGLDFALAQLAGTSTGFPLRDNGFLVHVMHEGARALSWLLLVALVAAVRWPVGVLRRLQRRERAQLAVTVLAGVLVVSLVKQASATSCPWYLKAFGGVADYVSHWAWRLRDGGPGGCFPAGHASAGFAYVAGWFVLRRASPSAARAWLAGALAAGLLLGLAQQLRGAHYMSHTLWTAWLCWTTGFAIDALLHWTRAWRSGGAAAGTTPKMNES, from the coding sequence ATGTCCCGTTCCATCTTCGCCCGGCCCCTTGCCTGGACAGTTCTGGCCCTGCTCCTGCTCCTGCTCTGGGATGCCAACGGCCTCGACTTCGCGCTGGCCCAACTGGCGGGCACGTCGACGGGCTTCCCCTTGCGCGACAACGGGTTCCTGGTGCATGTGATGCATGAAGGCGCGAGAGCGCTGAGCTGGCTGCTGCTGGTTGCGCTCGTCGCCGCCGTTCGCTGGCCGGTGGGCGTGCTGCGCCGGTTGCAGAGGCGCGAGCGGGCCCAACTCGCCGTCACCGTGCTCGCCGGCGTGCTGGTGGTGTCGCTGGTCAAGCAGGCGAGCGCGACCAGCTGTCCCTGGTACCTGAAGGCCTTCGGCGGTGTGGCCGACTACGTGTCGCACTGGGCCTGGCGCCTGCGCGACGGCGGGCCGGGTGGCTGCTTCCCGGCCGGCCATGCCTCCGCGGGTTTCGCCTACGTGGCCGGCTGGTTCGTGCTGCGGCGCGCCTCGCCGTCGGCGGCGCGGGCGTGGCTCGCCGGTGCGCTGGCGGCCGGGCTGCTGCTGGGCCTGGCGCAGCAGTTGCGCGGGGCCCACTACATGAGCCACACGCTGTGGACCGCCTGGCTCTGCTGGACCACGGGCTTCGCCATCGATGCGCTGCTGCACTGGACGCGGGCCTGGCGCTCCGGCGGGGCGGCAGCGGGCACCACGCCCAAGATGAACGAAAGCTGA
- a CDS encoding ArnT family glycosyltransferase, whose product MKTVASRRQDHPAIALAPGPCTMPHAAARSRALAAWAAAALLLLGLIWFGTLGTRSLIHPDEGRYASLALEMARSGDWVTPRLNGLLYFEKPALPYWIGALSFLGFGVSEFSARLWPGLAGFLTLLVVGFTAARLWGRKTGVRALAIAASMTWIQVNSHFLTLDAGLTLFLTLALCAVLLANNGQPDARQRRRWIWLAWAAMAAAVLSKGLVGIVIPGAVLVLVSLWRRDASLWRGLHWTSGLLIFLAITAPWFVLVSLRNPGFASFFFIHEHFARYLTEVHQREGAWWYYLPFVLVGMLPWTGALPWLLRKNRAEAGIAPRHLLATWCVFVLLFFSASGSKLPSYILPMFPALALLVAMQLRDVQADTLRRHLLLPALVWGFAALASTQSGRFVSILSPAEVLAPLASALRIGAAVMLAGLAIGWWCLGRRRITAAVLSVALSQVTATAVVLQAHNGYGQLKSAAAIAAVLQPLITPQTPVFCVRAYDQTLPFYLQRDVVLVDYEDEFALGQQHEPARSISTLDGFVARWNSLPHAAAYMSVFAWVELHQRGLPMRIVFQDPRRVVVVKP is encoded by the coding sequence ATGAAGACAGTCGCCAGCCGGCGCCAAGACCACCCCGCCATTGCGCTGGCGCCCGGTCCCTGCACGATGCCGCATGCCGCGGCACGCTCTCGTGCCCTCGCCGCCTGGGCCGCGGCGGCGCTGCTGCTGCTCGGCCTGATCTGGTTCGGCACGCTGGGCACCCGCTCGCTCATCCACCCCGACGAAGGGCGCTACGCCAGCCTGGCGCTGGAGATGGCGCGCAGCGGCGACTGGGTCACTCCGCGCCTGAACGGCCTGCTCTACTTCGAGAAGCCGGCACTGCCGTACTGGATCGGGGCGCTGTCCTTCCTGGGCTTCGGCGTGTCCGAGTTCTCGGCACGCCTGTGGCCGGGCCTGGCGGGCTTCCTGACGCTGCTGGTGGTCGGGTTCACCGCCGCGCGCCTCTGGGGCCGCAAGACCGGGGTCCGGGCGCTGGCGATCGCGGCCTCCATGACCTGGATCCAGGTCAACAGCCACTTCCTCACCCTCGATGCGGGGCTGACGCTGTTCCTCACGCTGGCGCTGTGCGCCGTGCTGCTGGCGAACAACGGCCAACCGGACGCGCGCCAGCGCCGCCGCTGGATCTGGCTCGCCTGGGCGGCCATGGCCGCCGCCGTGCTGAGCAAGGGGCTGGTCGGCATCGTCATCCCCGGCGCGGTGCTGGTGCTGGTCAGCCTGTGGCGGCGCGACGCGTCCTTGTGGCGGGGCCTGCACTGGACCTCGGGGCTGCTCATCTTCCTGGCCATCACGGCGCCCTGGTTCGTGCTGGTGTCGCTGCGCAATCCCGGCTTCGCGAGCTTCTTCTTCATCCACGAGCATTTCGCGCGCTACCTGACCGAGGTGCACCAGCGCGAAGGCGCCTGGTGGTACTACCTGCCCTTCGTGCTGGTCGGCATGCTGCCCTGGACCGGCGCCCTGCCCTGGCTGCTGCGCAAGAACCGCGCCGAGGCCGGAATCGCCCCCCGCCATCTGCTGGCGACCTGGTGCGTCTTCGTGCTCCTCTTCTTCAGCGCGTCGGGCTCCAAGCTGCCGTCGTACATCCTGCCCATGTTCCCGGCGCTGGCCCTGCTGGTCGCGATGCAGCTGCGGGACGTGCAGGCAGACACCCTGCGCCGGCACCTGTTGCTGCCGGCGCTGGTCTGGGGGTTCGCGGCGCTCGCCTCCACGCAGAGCGGCCGCTTCGTCTCGATCCTGTCGCCGGCAGAAGTCCTGGCACCGCTGGCCTCGGCACTGCGCATCGGTGCCGCGGTCATGCTGGCCGGCCTCGCGATTGGCTGGTGGTGCCTGGGGCGACGCCGCATCACTGCTGCGGTGCTGAGCGTGGCGCTCAGCCAGGTGACGGCCACTGCCGTGGTGCTTCAGGCCCACAATGGCTACGGCCAGCTCAAGAGCGCGGCGGCGATCGCGGCCGTCCTGCAGCCGCTCATCACGCCGCAAACCCCCGTCTTTTGCGTGCGCGCCTATGACCAGACCCTGCCCTTCTATCTCCAGCGCGACGTGGTGCTGGTGGACTACGAGGACGAGTTCGCCCTCGGCCAGCAGCACGAGCCCGCGCGGTCGATCTCGACACTCGACGGGTTCGTCGCGCGCTGGAATTCCCTCCCCCATGCGGCGGCCTACATGAGCGTTTTCGCCTGGGTCGAGTTGCACCAGCGCGGCCTGCCGATGCGCATCGTGTTCCAGGACCCGCGGCGCGTCGTCGTCGTCAAGCCATGA